The DNA segment CTACGAGAACAGCTTGACCCTGAAGATGTTCCTCTTTCAGTTTGTCAACTATTACTCCTCCTGTTTCTACATCGCCTTCGCCAAAGGGAAAGCGGTCGGCTTTCCCGGACAGCCTGTTTATCTCTTGGGAAAATACCGGAACGAGGAGGTACAGTTTGTCCGTCTAACAGTTGCTTGTCTAAAACGGGACGTTCACTGTAAGATTTAAGCcagttttagaaatgttgttgtttaattCCAACTCCCACTGTGCGAGTGAATAATCTGCAATGTCAATCCAAAGCTCACAATTAAGGTGTGGTCCGACAATAAAGCCACGACCTTAGTGCTCACTCTGtccgtgtaaaaaaaaaaatggggtcaaaaacagaaatcagtTGTACTGTACAGCCATCTTAAGTTCTCTCACagttttttcttgacttttgttGGTGTGCTGTCGTCCTGCAGTGTGATCCTGGTGGTTGTCTGATTGAGTTGACGACTCAGCTCTCTATCATCATGGGTGGAAAAGCCATCTGGAACAACATTCAAGAGGTCTTGCTACCGTAAGAAGTCAGAATCTATGAACAATTGTCAAATACGATGGTAGATATAGATgcagccatagactgtatataaagatggacaatgtgTCTCTGCTTCCTCCTGCGGTCCAAAGATGAAGCCAAATAGGATAGAGGCGCTGCCGTGTTGCACGTTTGGAGCCTGTGGAGTTTGTGTGATAGCAATCAGGAAGTGGAGACATGCTATCTAGTCCTCGCTCACGCACCTACCGGTCTCACCCACTCGCTGCCCATCATGACGTCACATCCCCTttctataattaaaaaattctaaaactTTGTATAgcagttttcaaaacaaagttaataattctttacaaaaaaaagacagactatttaaaaacagtttaaaagttATACAAC comes from the Plectropomus leopardus isolate mb unplaced genomic scaffold, YSFRI_Pleo_2.0 unplaced_scaffold18772, whole genome shotgun sequence genome and includes:
- the LOC121965145 gene encoding anoctamin-6-like, with the translated sequence MATSVTASLISFVVIMILNILYERVAIWITDFELPRTKTDYENSLTLKMFLFQFVNYYSSCFYIAFAKGKAVGFPGQPVYLLGKYRNEECDPGGCLIELTTQLSIIMGGKAIWNNIQEVLLP